From Flavobacteriales bacterium:
GAAAAAGATCACGGAAAAGTTTTTGGTTTTCATCGTTCAATGGATACCCTGGGTGCGGTGGCGGGTCCTGCATTAGCACTACTCTTTCTTTATTATTATCCGGGAGAATATTCCTTATTGTTTTTTATTGCATTTATTCCGGGTGTATTAGCTGTAGTATTTACGTTCTTAATACACGAAAGCGGGATTGAAAAAAAGGAGAAAAAGGAAAAACCAAAACTTCTTATATCCTTTTCATATTTAAAAACCTGCAATAAAAAATACCTGCATTTATTCATTGGTATTCTGATTTTTTCACTGATGAATAGTTCAGATGTATTCTTGTTGTTAAAAGCGAAAGAATCAGGACAAAGCGATGAGAATGTGATCCTGATGTACATTCTTTACAATGCGTCTTATGCACTATTGGCATGGCCATTCGGAATTATCGCAG
This genomic window contains:
- a CDS encoding MFS transporter codes for the protein EKDHGKVFGFHRSMDTLGAVAGPALALLFLYYYPGEYSLLFFIAFIPGVLAVVFTFLIHESGIEKKEKKEKPKLLISFSYLKTCNKKYLHLFIGILIFSLMNSSDVFLLLKAKESGQSDENVILMYILYNASYALLAWPFGIIADKIGLRTTFISGLIIFTLVYVGFAFAEKSVHFIFLFLFYGGYAALTDGIGKAWIVRSVPKDEKATAIGTLSGWQSIATMMASFLAGAIWYSGGSAFLFLLTGLSTFIAILYLLIKTSNE